The following is a genomic window from SAR202 cluster bacterium.
GCGCACCGGGACGCGTGAGGACGAAATGACAAAGAGAACTTTCCAACCTAAAGTACGAAGGCGCTTCCGCGTGCACGGCTTCCGCGCCCGAATGGCGACGAATAACGGACGCAACGTGCTCAAGCGCCGCATGTTCAAAGGACGCCACAGGCTGACCGTGAACTAGAGTGGAACGGGTCCGCCGGACTATGCCCAGGGAACGGCGCCTGACGAAGTCCAGCGACTTTGGGGCGCTCCGAGCGGAGAACCGCTCGTGGTCGGACAGGCTACTCGTACTCAGGGTAAAGCGGAACGGCCTTGGGGTAAGCAGAGCGGGCTTTTCAGTGGGTAAACGGATCGGTAACGCGGTAACGCGTAACCGGGCAAAGCGTAGAATGCGAGAGGCAGTGCGCTTGACACCAGTCCAGCAGGGCTGGGATTTCGTGTTTATCGCTCGGAACGGTGTAGTTGAGGCAGACTTCAAGGAGATCTGCAGCTCGGTCGAGTCGCTGCTCAAAAGGGCCGGGCTGCTGGCGCGGGCGCCTGCTCCACCGCCCGGCGAGGCGGGCATCCCATGATGAAGCGGCTGTCGCTGGGAGCGATCAGACTCTACCAGACCTCGATGAGCCCCTATTTCAGGGGGCACTGCCGCCACACGCCGACCTGCTCAAGCTACACTTACGAGGCCATCTCCCGGTACGGCGTCCTGAAGGGCATCTGGCTCGGCACGAAGCGCATCGGCCGCTGCCGGCCTTTCGGCACCAGAGGTTACGACCCTGTGCCATAGCTTCCGGCCAACACCGGCGCCGGTCCGGATTAGCGAAGCGTAATTCTGTTCAAGGCGGACGTCCCATTTCCTCCCACATGTCATACAGAAACCTGCCCATCACGGCGATCTTGGCGGCGCTCTCCATCTTCGCGCTGGCCGCGTGCGGAGGGGCACCCACCCCATCCGGCTGGTCAGGCGCAGTGGTCCAGGGGGACCGCGTCTACATCGGCACCATGGACAGGGATGTCCGGGCCATAGACGTCAATTCCGGCGATACGGTCTGGAAGTTCCCCCTTCGCGGTACGACCGAGCTTAACCGCGCGGTCTACGGCACACCTGCCCTCGTTGACAACGTGCTGTACTTCGCCGTTTACGACGGGCTCATGTACGCCGTGAACACAAACGGACGCGAGGTATGGAGCACCTCCGTCGGCGGTGGCCACCCCTTCGTCGGCAGTCCTGCCGTTGCGGACGGCAAGGTCCTGATCGGCTCCAACGACCACCACCTCTACGCGCTGGACGCGGCCAGCGGCAGCCAGGTATGGCGCTTCAAGACCGGTAACATGGTCTGGTCGTCCCCTGTCGTGGACAACGGCAGAGTGTACATCGGCTCGCTCGACCAGAAGGTCTACGCCCTTCGGCTCTCTGACGGGTCAAAGGTGTGGGAGTTCGAGGCGGGCGGCTCCGTCACGTCCCGTCCCCTCGTGGCGGACGGGCGGGTGTACGTCGGCTCCTTCGGCTCGAAGTTTTTCGCGCTCAATGCCGATACAGGCAGCCAGGTCTGGGAGTTTGACGGGGCCGGGTCCTGGTATTGGGCAGACCCCATAAAAGACGCGACTACGGTCTACGCCGCCTCGCTGGACGGCAACCTTTACGCGCTGGACGCCGCCACGGGGGGGATGAAGTGGAAAGCGGAGACGAACGGCCAGATCACCGGCGCCCCGGCGCTGCTGGGGAGTTGGGTGATGGTGGGCTCCACCGACGGCCGCGTGAGAATTGTGAACGCGGCGGACGGCAGCTCAACCAATTCGTGCAACATCGGCCCGGCCATCCGCGCTCCGTTAACCGTGGCCGACGACCGCATTTACGTCAGCGCCGCGGACCGATCCATACGGTCGCTGACCATCAAGTCGAACGGCAACCCGGATGAAGAGTGGGTGCACCGCTCCAACAAGGAAGACCCGGTCGACAACGAGAGCGCCAGCGCGTGCTGATATCCCTACCCTGCCCTGAGTACATACCGTCGGCGCAGGAGTCCAAGAGAACTGTGAACGGTGGCCATTGGAAATAGTCAGCCTCTTATGGACTGAAATACTTATCCGACCGATGATCAACGGCCTTGTGCTGTTGTATTCGGTCCTGTTCCACAACCTGGGCGTTGCGATCATCGCGTTCACGGTGATCCTGCGCGTCCTGATGATCCCGCTGACGCTGCGGCAGAGCAAGCAGATGAAGAAGATGTCAGCCATACAGCCGCGGCTGCGGGAGATACAGACCAAGTTCAAAGACGACCGGGCGCGGATGTCCCAGGAGACGATGAAGGCCTACAAGGAGTCCGGCGTGAGCCCGGCGGGCTGCCTTGGGCCAATGATCATCCAGCTTCCGCTGTTCATCGCCTTCTACTCCGTGCTTCGGGCGGCATTGCCCTCCACGCCGGAGAGGCTGGCGGACCTGTCAAAGCACCTGTACCCCTGGCTCCAGGCGGTCAGCGACGCCATCCCCATCAACGGGCGCTTCCTGTGGATGGACCTGGGCCAGCTGGCCAGCGCAGGCACCTTCCCCTTCTTCCTGCCGGTGCTCGTGGGCGTTTCCACGTGGCTCATGCAGAAGGTCTCGACGATGCCGGCCAGCAACCCACAGCAGGAGCAGACGAACCGGACAATGCTGTGGATCATGCCCGGCATGTTCGCGGTCTTCTCCCTGAATTTCGAAAAGGGCCTGGCGCTATACTGGATTGTGTCTAACATCGCGGGCATGATCATCCAGGGGTTCATCACCGGATGGGGTCCGCTCATAAATACGTTCAAGGGATTCGGCCGCAAGCGACAGCCTGCGGACGCCGCGCCGGCCAATGCAATAGCTCCGGCCGCGTCCAAGACCGCAAAGCCCCCGACAGAGGAGGCGCAAGCAGATGAAGACAATAGAGAGAACGGCAAAGACGGCGGAGGAAGCGATCGAGCTGGCGCTCAAGGAGCTCGACGTCGAACGCACGGAAGTCGAAATCGACGTCATTAGCCGCGGCAAGGCCGGCATCCTGGGAATCGGCGGAGAGCCCGCCCGCGTGCGCGTTACGCTCCTGGAGAAGCCGAAGGCCGAGGAGCCGCCGAGCGTCGCCAAGGTGGCCGTTGAGGTGCTGGACGGCCTCATCAAAAACATGGGCGTCACAGCAGTCGTCAACCTGCGCTCCACCTTCCGCGAAGACGTGGGAGGCCCCGTGCTGGAGATCGACGGCGACGACTCCGGCCTCCTCATCGGGCGGCGCGGAGAGACCCTCCGCGCGCTGCAGTTCCTCGTCACCTTCATCACCGGGCGCAGGACCAATGAGAAGGTCAACATCTTCGTGGACATCTCCGGCTACCAGGCGCGGCGCTACCAGGCGCTCGAGAACATGGCGCTAAAGGTTGCCCAGCGGGTGGAGTCGTCCGGCAGGCCGATCACGCTGGAGCCGATGCCCCCCAACGAGCGCCGCGTCATCCACATGGCGCTGGCGGACAACCCCCGCGTGAAGACCGCCAGCACCGGCGAAGGCGACCACCGCCAGGTGGTTGTTGAGCCGGCGCGGTAGGGTCGGGGTGCGGGGCTGACTGCCGACCGTCTGCTGCTGTATCATGTTAACTGACTGATCGAATATGGAGGCCGAACCATGAGAGGCCGCGGCGATTCAAGTCAGGTTATCATCGGGTCGATAGTCATTCTTGTCGGCGTTCTGTTTCTCCTCGAGACCACTGACGTCATCAACGTCGGCAACGTCTTCTAGTGGGTCCCTTCGCTTTTCATCCTCTACGGCATCTGGCTCATCGTCAAAAACGGGTTCCGGAGCCTCACCGGCCCAATCGTCATCATCACCGTTGCCGCGATCGTCCAGGCCGCAATGCTCGGAGTGAACGTCGGCGACCTGTGGCCGGTAATCCTGATCGTCGTCGGCCTCTCCATCATCTTCGGCGGGATGCGCGTGAAGTCACGAAGAATGGCCGATAAGGCAACCGTGGACATGGACTCCGTGAATGTCACCGCCGCGCTGAGCAGCTCGGAGCAGCGCGTGCTATCTCAGGACTTCAAGGGCGGCCAGGTCACTGCCATCATGGGCGGCGTGGAGATAGACCTGCGCGACGCCCATGTGCTCGAGAGGCCTGCGAAGATCGACGCTACGGTCATTATGGGCGGGGCGGAGATAAGCGTGCCGGAAGGCTGGGTTGTACGCTTCGACAACGTGAACTTCATGGGCGGCTCCGGAGACGAGCGCAAGCGGCGACATATGGAGCCCCCTGCGGACAACAAGCCTGACCTGCTTATTACGGGCCTCGTGCTCATGGGCGCGGTGGAAATCAAGTCCTGAGCGCCACGCGGTTTGACGCTCCAATGGCGCCTACGTACAATGTGGGCGATTCGCTTCCCTGCGCCTCCCATTACTTCGCACCTACGGAGTCACAATGCTCAAGATCATCGACCAGGGCGTAATCTCGAAGGTACCCGGTCGGGGCGCCTATATGCCCACCATTACATTGCTGCCTGACGGCACATACGTTGCCGCGCAACACGTGGGCGCCGGGCTGGGCACGCCCGACAACCACATCGAGCTGCTGCGGTCAAAAGACCTGAAGACGTGGACAAACGAAGGCAGCGTGCACGACGCCGATGACGAGCTGGACAAGTGGTGTTACCGCGGCCCCAGGGTGATCGTGGCGCCGGACGGCCGGTGGGCGCTTGTCTCCACGCGGTTTGAAAAGGGCGATACCTTCAACGTGCAGACCGAGGCCGTGCCCACGTGCGAGCTCGTTCTTATGTGGTCGGGCGACCAGGGTCGCAAGTGGTCGAAGCCGCAGATAGTGCCCGTGGGCTACCCTTCCGACCAGTACACATGGAACGGCACTGGGTACTTGCTCCAGATATCGCCGAAGAGGTGGATGTTCCCGTTCGAGACGTGGAAGCCGGAAGGCTACACGGGGCTGCCCAACCAGGTCGCGGGGGCCGTGTTCTCTTCCGACCAGGGGAAGACGTGGGGCGAGCGAACGGAGTTCCACCGGGACAGGCAGGTCAAGAAGCTGTGGTGGGACGGGGCGTACGCCATCATGCCGAACGGCGACCTTATCTCGCTCTTCTGGGTGCACCTGTACGGGACGAGCGAGGACACATTCAACCACTGGTCCATATCGAAGGACCAGGGCAGGACGTGGTCCACGCCGCGGCCGACGAACCTTCGCGGCCAGGTATGCGCGCCCATACCCCTGAAGGACGGGCGGGTGGCGGCAGTGTACAACTACCGCCACGAGCCGCAGGGCGTACACGTCGCGCTGACGAAGAATTTCGACCACTTCGACACGGACAATGAGGTGAAGGTCTTCGACGCCAGCAAGGAGGCCACGCTGGGCAAGCCGGAGGCGGGGACGTTTATTGCGGAGCATATGAAGATTGCGTTCGGGAAGCCGAGCGGGATGACCTTGCCGAACGGCGACATCCTCACGCACTTCTGGTGCACCACGCAGGGCGTCACACACACGCGCTGGGTGCGGCTGAAGGCGGAGTAAGTGTTTCTGAGGAGAGTCCCATGACCAGGACCGTAAAGAACGACGTACCATTCGCCGCCGGCGTGGTGGGCAGCCTGCCGCGGCCGAAGGCCGTGATAGAGATGCTGCCGCAGACCCCGAGCCCGGAGGCGTCCCGCTCGCCCAACATGGATGCCGCCGCGCGCTTCGCCATCGCGCTGCAAGAGACAGCGGGGCTGGACCAGGTGAGCGACGGGGAGTGGCGCAGGCACGCGTACACGCACATCATCGCGGACATCGCCTCCGGCTTCTCGGCCGACCTGCGAGAGAACCCGCGCCGGTGGGGCATATCGATCACGGAGCCCATGGTGGTCAAGCGCCCCGGGCTGATAGCCGAGGAGGCGAAGTTCCTCGTCAAGCATACGTCAAAGATGACGAAGGTGTGCTTGCCCTCGCCTTACCTGCTGGGCGTGCGCCTGTGGGAGAAGGACGTCTCGAAAAAGGCCTACCCTACCCGCGACAAGTTCATCGACGCGCTGGTGCCCATCCTCCGCAACGAGCTGATTGAGGTGGCGAAGACCGGCGTGACCACTGTGCAGATAGACGAGCCGCACCTGTGCGTGCTTGTGGACCCCAGCTACCGTAACTCGTTCGATAACGCGCAGTACGAGATGGACCTGGCGGCAGCGAAGATCAACGAGATCATCCACGGCATCAAGGGCGTGCGGCTGGCGCTGCACCTGTGCCGGCGCAACTGGGGCCGCAAGGGCTGGGGCGCTGAAGGCGGCTACGAGCCGATCATCGACACGATGAAGAAGATCAAGGTGGACCAGTACGTGATGGAGTTCAGCATCCCCGTGGCCGGGGATGTGGCCATCCTGAAGCAGATGCCGGAGGACTCGCTGATCGGCCTGGGGTGCGTGGAGTGCCGCTTCGAGAAGATCGACACGCCGGAGGAGATCGTCGCGCGGGTGGAGAAGGCACTCCAGTACGTGGAGCCGCAGCGCATCAGCCTGAACCCGGACTGCGGCTTCGCCCCGGGGCTCGGCATCCCGATGGACCTGGACGAGCCCTACCAGAAGCTCAAGAACGAGGCCGAGGCGGCGAGACGGCTCCGCGAGAAGTACGCCTAGGGAACGCGGGCCGTAAGCTCCAGCGTGGCGAGCGCGTATTCAAACATCGGCAACAGGTCCTTGAAACGAGCGGCCGGCGCACTATAGGTTATGGCTACGCCCAGCCCGCCGTCTTTCACGATCAGCGTGATGCCCTGCGCCTGGCCATCCCTGCTGCTGAACTCTATTAGCTCACCTGGCAGGCCCTTGTTTGTGGTCGCCTGTTTGCGCGTGAGCAGCCGCACAGATGGATCGACCTGCTGGGCGTCTATCATCGCCGCGTTCGCGTACTGCTCAAGGCTCATGGCCTCGCGCCCCCTGTCCGCCAGCTTCTCCTCCGCAATCGTCAGGACTGTGCCGTTTTCGGAAAGGAACACCTCAACGCCCGCAATAGGCAGGT
Proteins encoded in this region:
- a CDS encoding 50S ribosomal protein L34 → MTKRTFQPKVRRRFRVHGFRARMATNNGRNVLKRRMFKGRHRLTVN
- the rnpA gene encoding ribonuclease P protein component, translated to MPRERRLTKSSDFGALRAENRSWSDRLLVLRVKRNGLGVSRAGFSVGKRIGNAVTRNRAKRRMREAVRLTPVQQGWDFVFIARNGVVEADFKEICSSVESLLKRAGLLARAPAPPPGEAGIP
- the yidD gene encoding membrane protein insertion efficiency factor YidD → MMKRLSLGAIRLYQTSMSPYFRGHCRHTPTCSSYTYEAISRYGVLKGIWLGTKRIGRCRPFGTRGYDPVP
- a CDS encoding YidC/Oxa1 family membrane protein insertase, producing MINGLVLLYSVLFHNLGVAIIAFTVILRVLMIPLTLRQSKQMKKMSAIQPRLREIQTKFKDDRARMSQETMKAYKESGVSPAGCLGPMIIQLPLFIAFYSVLRAALPSTPERLADLSKHLYPWLQAVSDAIPINGRFLWMDLGQLASAGTFPFFLPVLVGVSTWLMQKVSTMPASNPQQEQTNRTMLWIMPGMFAVFSLNFEKGLALYWIVSNIAGMIIQGFITGWGPLINTFKGFGRKRQPADAAPANAIAPAASKTAKPPTEEAQADEDNRENGKDGGGSDRAGAQGARRRTHGSRNRRH
- a CDS encoding protein jag, with translation MKTIERTAKTAEEAIELALKELDVERTEVEIDVISRGKAGILGIGGEPARVRVTLLEKPKAEEPPSVAKVAVEVLDGLIKNMGVTAVVNLRSTFREDVGGPVLEIDGDDSGLLIGRRGETLRALQFLVTFITGRRTNEKVNIFVDISGYQARRYQALENMALKVAQRVESSGRPITLEPMPPNERRVIHMALADNPRVKTASTGEGDHRQVVVEPAR
- a CDS encoding exo-alpha-sialidase, with the translated sequence MLKIIDQGVISKVPGRGAYMPTITLLPDGTYVAAQHVGAGLGTPDNHIELLRSKDLKTWTNEGSVHDADDELDKWCYRGPRVIVAPDGRWALVSTRFEKGDTFNVQTEAVPTCELVLMWSGDQGRKWSKPQIVPVGYPSDQYTWNGTGYLLQISPKRWMFPFETWKPEGYTGLPNQVAGAVFSSDQGKTWGERTEFHRDRQVKKLWWDGAYAIMPNGDLISLFWVHLYGTSEDTFNHWSISKDQGRTWSTPRPTNLRGQVCAPIPLKDGRVAAVYNYRHEPQGVHVALTKNFDHFDTDNEVKVFDASKEATLGKPEAGTFIAEHMKIAFGKPSGMTLPNGDILTHFWCTTQGVTHTRWVRLKAE
- a CDS encoding cobalamin-independent methionine synthase II family protein, whose translation is MTRTVKNDVPFAAGVVGSLPRPKAVIEMLPQTPSPEASRSPNMDAAARFAIALQETAGLDQVSDGEWRRHAYTHIIADIASGFSADLRENPRRWGISITEPMVVKRPGLIAEEAKFLVKHTSKMTKVCLPSPYLLGVRLWEKDVSKKAYPTRDKFIDALVPILRNELIEVAKTGVTTVQIDEPHLCVLVDPSYRNSFDNAQYEMDLAAAKINEIIHGIKGVRLALHLCRRNWGRKGWGAEGGYEPIIDTMKKIKVDQYVMEFSIPVAGDVAILKQMPEDSLIGLGCVECRFEKIDTPEEIVARVEKALQYVEPQRISLNPDCGFAPGLGIPMDLDEPYQKLKNEAEAARRLREKYA